The following is a genomic window from Aphelocoma coerulescens isolate FSJ_1873_10779 chromosome 5, UR_Acoe_1.0, whole genome shotgun sequence.
GAGGCCTCGTTGTAGAACTCCCCGCGGATGTAGATGTACGCGGCGCGGGCACCCATGGCCCGCCCCGCCACCAGGCAGCCCTCCAGCAGCTTGTGCGGGTCGTGCCGCATGATCTCCCGGTCCTTGCAGGTGCCCGGCTCGCCCTCGTCCGCGTTCACCACCAGGTACTTGGGTCTGCGGGCAGCTCACGTCAGGGGGGCTCCCCGCAGGGCGGGGCCGCGGTACCGGAGCCGCGGCCGGTCCTGATCTCACCTCCCGTCCGGGGGTTTGTTCATGAAGCTCCACTTGAGCCCGGTGGGGAACCCGGcgccgccgcggccccgcagccccgagGTCTTGATCTCGCCGAGGATCCAGTCCACGCCCTTGAGCAGGATCTCCTTCGTCTTGTACCAGTCGCCGCGGCGCAGCGCGCCCTGCAGCCTGCGGGCACCGGGCACCGTGGCACCGGGCACCGTGGCACCGGCACCCCCCGCGCTGCTCCCGCTACTCACCGCCAGTCGTGCCGCCCGTAGAGGTTGGTGAAAATCCGGTCCTCATCCCGCAGCGACCCGAACTGCGTCTTCTTGGGCGCCGTCTGCGGGGACACATGGATTCAGCACCGGGAACACCGGGACCTGTTCCGTATGGTCCCGGCGCTCCCCGCCCCGTCCCCGCTCACCGAGAAGGAGGCGGCGGGCAGACGCCGCAGCGCCAGCAGCTGCCTGCCGGCCATTGCGgggggcaccggcaccgggaccgACCACCGTCACCTTCAGGCGCCCCCGCGGTGACGTCAGGGGGAGCGCCGGCGGCGCGGCAGTGACGTCAGCGAGAGAGGTCGGCCCGGGGTCTGGTTTAGGGGCGGGGCCgtggcggggggcggggccagcgggggcggggccgcagGGCGGGCTCGTGGCCCCAGAGGGGCGTGGCCTCGCTGGCGGCGCGCCGGCACGTGCCCCGCGCCGGGCCCGGGTCGGGTTTCGGCGCTGAAACCGGAGCCCCCCCGTTTGCCCCCCCCCGAAGCCCCCCGGGGCGCCTcgctttcccccccccccccagcgctCCGGGGGGTCGCTGCGCTCCACCCGATCTCCTGGGCGACGCGGCGAGTCCCGGGGACAGCGGTGGCCTCGTCCCTGCGAGGGGCGAGCTCAGGTTCGGGAGGATCTGGTTTCCTCCTGCTTGGTGTCCCGGTCGtggagagaaggagaaggagcaggagcgggCGGAATGTTCTTCCTCTTTCGCGGGCCGCAGCGGCGCGGCACTGGCAGCCCCGCGCCCCTCACCTGCCGGGGCACCCCCCGGCACCACGGCCCCGGCCGGAGGGGtgcccgccgctcccgcccggcccctcggcccgggggtcccggcACCGCCGGCACTGCGCGGAGCCGGGGGAGGTTAAACCGTAGTGGTGGGTCCCCCATGGAGCGTCAGCGGGCTGCCGAGGAGCCGGggccccggccgccccccgcTTTTGGGCAGGTAACCGGCGGCGGGGACAGCGCCGGGGCACGGTGGGTGCCGGGGATCCTGCGTGCCCTCGCAGGGTGGCTGCAGGACTGGGGAACAGCTGGGCGGCTCCCCACATCTGGAGCAGGGCGGCCGAGCGGGAAATAATCCGGAGGATTATGCGCGCGGGCgcggcaccccccccccccgcgcctgCCCTGCATATCCCCAGATATTCCATAAAAACCTCAAATCCCCGGTGGCAGCCCCACGGTCTGCGCTAGCCAGCCCCCCCGGGGCCAGGCATGTCCTGCGGTGCGGGGGCAGCCCCCAGCCATGGGCAACTGCACCAAGACCCCTGAGCGACGGCTCCCAAAGGTACGGCCGGACTGGGATACCCcgcggggcagcagcaggaggaggaggaggagggggtcccTGCTTGGCCCCCCCTTGCCACTGACGCCCGCTCCACTTGCAGGATGGGAAGCCGCACTCAGGCGCTCCAGGCTccggcacaggggaccccgagGACTTGCTGGACGTGGCACAGACCCCCCCCCTGCAGGGATACTCggtgctgcaggggctggtggggcCGGCCTGCATCTTCCTTCGGCAGAGCATCGCCATCACCCAACGGGTACGCGACTACTGTCCCCTCCCCGCATGATGCCTGCCCTCCCGGGGGGCTTAGGGCAGGATCCCTGCAGGATCCCCGGGAGTAGGACCCCTCCTTCGTCTCTTCCCATTTTCTCTTCCCCAGGACCGGGAGCTGCGGCCTGAGGAGATTGAAGgtgaggttttggggagggggtccctCCCAGGTGGGTGGCGTTGCCAGGTTGCTGGTGGTGACGCTGTGGTGTCCCCAGAGCTGAAGCAGGCATTCCGGGAGTTTGACAAGGACCATGATGGCTACATCAGCTACAAGGACCTGGGCGAGTGCATGCGGACCATGGGCTACATGCCCACGGAGATGGAGCTCATCGAGCTGTCCCAGCAGATCAGTACGTGGTGGGGCAGTGGGTCCTGAGCGATCCCTGCCTCATGCCCCGCTGACAcccccctcctgctgcagctgggggcaAGGTGGATTTTGACGATTTTGTGGAGCTGATGGGCCCCAAGATGCTGGCAGAGACGGCGGATATGATTGGGATCAAGGAGCTGCGCGATGCCTTCCGTGAGGTACGGGGACGGGGGGGGACAGACGGGTAGGCTGCCAGCGTGCCAAGGGTGGCCGGTGGCAACAGGACCTTGTCTGTAGTTTGACACCAATGGGGACGGGCAGATCAGCGTGCCGGAGCTGCGGGAGGCCATGCGCAAGCTCCTGGGGCAGCAGCTCAACTACCGGGAGGTGGATGAGATTCTCAAGGATGTGGATCTCAATGGCGATGGCCTGGTGGACTTTGAAGgtaggagcagggaaggggccAGGAGCACCCCCAGGGACATCTGGGATGTTCCGCGTGTGTTTTTCCCCGGCAGAGTTTGTGCGGATGATGTCGCGCTGAGGGTGGTGTGTGCCAACGCGGGACCCAAGCCCCCCGTGCCTTACGAAGAGGAGGGGGCCACagagggacccccagccccaggggccGGGGCGGTGCTGGCACAGCAGTGCCTGTGCCTGGGGTGAGGCcgagtgctggagctgctccgaTGCCGAGGTCTGACCGTGGCGGGAGGCACTGGGGCAAATGTCGGGACCCTTTTCGGCACAGGCTCGGCCAAGCTTCGACTACTCTCACCCTCATCTCTGCTCTCTCCCTGCACCATCCCCCTTCCCACCCTGACCTCACCCTAAAAGCCGCACCATTGTGGTCCCCTCTCCTtcagctgtgccccatccctgctgctcaTCTCTCCAGCCTCCATTCCCACTCTGTATGCCATGCTGAGCCCCTCAGGCTTCCCCCACACCATGTTTAATGCGGACTGCACAGCATAACCTGCCTCGTCACCGTGGTTTGAGCTCAGACCTACCCCACACCCGCCTAGGGTGAGGCATCCCTCCCCTTTTGGGGCCAGCACAGACTCTCATGGATGTTTTGacagcccccagcccaggggagactCCTAGCACCTGGGCCAGGAGACCCAAGAGGAGACAAATAAAGCATTACCAGGTGGAAGGGCCTcagccagctgcaggcagggctgctgcaggaacccctccctgccctggctgcagtTTTGGGGCCAATTTTGCCCTTTTGAAATGATAAAACTCTCTCTACAgacttttgttttgtgttttatgtTGTTTCCAAAGGGTTTATTGGTGATCGTGCCATCTACTGGTCTGCCCCAAAACCCCGGACCCCCACTGTGTATCACGGGAGCCCCGCAGGGAACCGGGACCCCGGGCACCCCCCCACCTGTTCGGGCACAGGGCCGAATGCACAGCCGGCGGGTGGGGATGCCCCCCAAAGTCCGGGCAGGGGTTCACCCCTGCAGAGAGTCGGGACGCCCTGACCTGCGCCGGctcggggctgtggggtggcaCGGGGTCccgcggcggcggggggagcgcggCGGTGCCGATGGTGCCGCTCCCGGTGTcctcccccattcccggtgtcctcccccattcccggtgccccccccaGGCGGTGGCGCCGGTCAGTCACGTGACCCGCAGAGGGTCCTCTCCGCGGCGGGGCGTGGCCTGCACCGCAGTCACGTGGTCGGGGAGGCACCGACGGGGCGGGGCCGACGCCGCGTGTCTCCACGGTGACCGGCCGGCGGGCGCGCGGCGGCGTGATGACGTCGTGCGCGTGACGCGCCTGCGTCATCACCGCGAGCGCCGGCGGAGGGGGGAGAGACCTGGGTCAGGCCGGGGCCGCGCAGCGCCACCGGGAACCGGGGCTGCCGCGCTCCGCTCCGGTTCCCGGCTTCCCGccgggccgagcggggccgagcTGAGCTGAAGAGAGGCGGGCACCGGCGATACAACCGGCGGGGCGAGCGCGGGGGCCGCACGCCGACCCCCGCCGCGGGGCTCCAGGGATCCGGGAGCGGCGGGCGGCAATCGGGGATGTCCTACAAGCCCATCGCTCCCGCCCCCGCTACCCCCGGAGCCGCCAGCgccagccccgccccgccggggcccGGGGCACCGTCCGCCGGTGAGAGAACCCCCCGGTAGCCGCGGGGGACGAGGGGCACCGGGAGCGGAGAGAGACCCGGGGGACGCAGGGGGGGTACCCCGGGAAGGGATGGTACCGGATGAGGGAGGTGTCGAGGAAGGGGGAGTGTGGCCGTGACCCTGAGTTTCCCGTAGCCACGAGTGTCCCGTCGCCCTCCGGTTCCgtccccggcgccgccgccccttTCCGGCCGCTCTTCAATGACTTCGGGCCGCCGTCCATGGGCTACGTGCAGGTgaggcgcggggccggggccggtggggccgggcgcggcggcgggggtggcccccagcccctccgtccctccgtgtccccctgtTCCCGCAGGCCATGAAGCCCCCCGGGGCGCAGGGCTCGCAGAGCACCTACACCGACCTGCTCTCGGTCATCgaggagatggggaaggagaTCCGGCCCACCTACGCTGGCAGCAAGAGCGCCATGGAGCGGCTGAAGCGGGGTAGGGGCGGGGGGGGAACCAGGCGGCCGCCGGGACTGCGCCCCCGAGGCTCCCCACCCCCGTGGGGAGGGACTGGAGTGTGATTCGAGGTGTCCCTGTGCTTCTCCCCGCAGGGATCATCCACGCCCGGGCGCTGGTCAGGGAGTGCCTGGCCGAGACAGAGCGAAACGCCCGCACGTAACGGCAGCTgccacccgggaccccccgggactCCCCGGTggtggcggcgggggcgggggggccgccGTGCTGCCcgagccccccctccccgcgcTCTCCGCTCTTTATAAATGCgtgtttttataaataaaggACAATGTTGGGACTTGGCCTCGGTGTGTCCCCGCGGGGATGGGTCCCGACGCTCATGGTGGGACGCGGCGTAGAGGTGGGGGAGTCGGGGAAGGGTTTGGAGCCGAGCTGGGTGGGTGTCCCGGAGCTGAGAGGTGCAGGAGTGAACAAACCACTCTTTGATCACTTAAAAAAGtggctttttaaacaaaacaccGGGTTTTTCCGGGGGCGGCGGTGCCGGTACACGCGGAGCGTCCGTGAGTGGCGCTCGCTGCCTTCCGCTCTCTGACGTCACGAGCCCCCCCTCACCTCCCTACGTCACCGTGGGAACGGGCTGTGATGTCACGATCCGAGGGGCCGGTGCGGAGCGGCGCAGGTTCGGtggggccggggggcggcggggaccgggcgggcggggggagTGGAGGGGGCCGCGTTGCCATGGCAACGGAGCGGAGCCGAGTGGGGCCGAGCCGGGCCGAACCCGGGGCCGAGGGGGGCTGAGCGGTACCGGACTGAGCCGAACGTGGGGCCGAACCCGGGGCCGAGGGTAGCCGAGCGATACCGGACTGAACCGAAGCCGTAGTCGAGCGGTACCGGACTCAGCCGAACCCAGGACCGAGCTGTTCCGAGCCGGGCCAAGCGGTGCCGGGCGGTACCGGACTCAGTCGAGCGTGAGGCCGAGCTGGGTCGAACCCGGGGCCGAGCGCAGCCGAGCGGTACCGAACTGAACCGAACCCGTAACCGAGCGGTATCGGACCCAGCCGAACCCGGTGGCGGAGCGGTTCCGAGACGGGCCGTACCCGGACCTAGCGGTACCGGGCTGAGCTGAGTGTGCCCCGAGCGGTTCCGAAGGGGTGTCGAACCGGCCCGAGTTGTCCCGAAGCCGGTCCGGTCCGGTGTAACAAAAGCCCCCTCA
Proteins encoded in this region:
- the CABP2 gene encoding calcium-binding protein 2 isoform X1: MFFLFRGPQRRGTGSPAPLTCRGTPRHHGPGRRGARRSRPAPRPGGPGTAGTARSRGRLNRSGGSPMERQRAAEEPGPRPPPAFGQDGKPHSGAPGSGTGDPEDLLDVAQTPPLQGYSVLQGLVGPACIFLRQSIAITQRDRELRPEEIEELKQAFREFDKDHDGYISYKDLGECMRTMGYMPTEMELIELSQQITGGKVDFDDFVELMGPKMLAETADMIGIKELRDAFREFDTNGDGQISVPELREAMRKLLGQQLNYREVDEILKDVDLNGDGLVDFEGRSREGARSTPRDIWDVPRVFFPGRVCADDVALRVVCANAGPKPPVPYEEEGATEGPPAPGAGAVLAQQCLCLG
- the CABP2 gene encoding calcium-binding protein 2 isoform X3; this translates as MFFLFRGPQRRGTGSPAPLTCRGTPRHHGPGRRGARRSRPAPRPGGPGTAGTARSRGRLNRSGGSPMERQRAAEEPGPRPPPAFGQDGKPHSGAPGSGTGDPEDLLDVAQTPPLQGYSVLQGLVGPACIFLRQSIAITQRDRELRPEEIEELKQAFREFDKDHDGYISYKDLGECMRTMGYMPTEMELIELSQQITGGKVDFDDFVELMGPKMLAETADMIGIKELRDAFREFDTNGDGQISVPELREAMRKLLGQQLNYREVDEILKDVDLNGDGLVDFEEFVRMMSR
- the CABP2 gene encoding calcium-binding protein 2 isoform X2 codes for the protein MFFLFRGPQRRGTGSPAPLTCRGTPRHHGPGRRGARRSRPAPRPGGPGTAGTARSRGRLNRSGGSPMERQRAAEEPGPRPPPAFGQDGKPHSGAPGSGTGDPEDLLDVAQTPPLQGYSVLQGLVGPACIFLRQSIAITQRDRELRPEEIEELKQAFREFDKDHDGYISYKDLGECMRTMGYMPTEMELIELSQQITGGKVDFDDFVELMGPKMLAETADMIGIKELRDAFREISVPELREAMRKLLGQQLNYREVDEILKDVDLNGDGLVDFEGRSREGARSTPRDIWDVPRVFFPGRVCADDVALRVVCANAGPKPPVPYEEEGATEGPPAPGAGAVLAQQCLCLG
- the CABP2 gene encoding calcium-binding protein 2 isoform X4; its protein translation is MGNCTKTPERRLPKDGKPHSGAPGSGTGDPEDLLDVAQTPPLQGYSVLQGLVGPACIFLRQSIAITQRDRELRPEEIEELKQAFREFDKDHDGYISYKDLGECMRTMGYMPTEMELIELSQQITGGKVDFDDFVELMGPKMLAETADMIGIKELRDAFREFDTNGDGQISVPELREAMRKLLGQQLNYREVDEILKDVDLNGDGLVDFEEFVRMMSR
- the CDK2AP2 gene encoding cyclin-dependent kinase 2-associated protein 2, with the translated sequence MSYKPIAPAPATPGAASASPAPPGPGAPSAATSVPSPSGSVPGAAAPFRPLFNDFGPPSMGYVQAMKPPGAQGSQSTYTDLLSVIEEMGKEIRPTYAGSKSAMERLKRGIIHARALVRECLAETERNART